A stretch of Anolis sagrei isolate rAnoSag1 chromosome X, rAnoSag1.mat, whole genome shotgun sequence DNA encodes these proteins:
- the LOC132783169 gene encoding interferon-inducible GTPase 5-like, which translates to MACCEAEPGAHSPWLPEARVGFVGVRRGSGTSWLVRALSGQPLFPSTDARAFFRRKDGPPEGPTPHRHFPQLALHDLGALPAPPQLASFRCLVLVTGPEDEFEGEGEKEEGSPLRALRRAAPCAALLLVRSGADAQRHTERRRAGLCGRGPEEEEEEEEEWQRRARGHLEEALRREGLDPRDAFLLSALQPRRYDFARFEHRLVLGVLGLDTHGRGVDRSPQDLSAASWKRAEELFQACQPGGLLALPATFHSSLEDPTSARLEVALVGEAGPLKSSLLRALLGEGEEEEEEEEEDWWPPWKARPLPGSLLPRAFLRDVSRGPPLDLAHFDLILLVCPQEGEAHQHLMAAVTSAGKEAFLIRSQAEAQEEKEEGGKGSGGPSPNAFLLPDELPLLLETLRSGGPGWKRQALRSSLPEALSLLVAEKAGALRREAWERARGATPPSCPPQEAAAELLSVLGGFCRELGLEEAFLEMEAGLGSDEAAEVLQAEARSPFAHPMAPEALLDLVTGPPSLASWAWSFVPFFGWGAHAEGPVSFADAYRVLQRAVTELAEDAERVLRRALLKE; encoded by the exons aTGGCGTGCTGCGAGGCGGAACCGGGCGCCCACTCCCCTTGGCTCCCGGAGGCTCGGGTGGGCTTCGTGGGGGTGCGACGCGGGTCCGGGACGAGCTGGCTAGTGCGGGCTTTGTCCGGGCAGCCGCTCTTCCCCTCCACCGATGCCAGGGCCTTCTTCCGCCGCAAAGACGGCCCCCCCGAGGGTCCCACGCCACACCGACACTTCCCGCAGCTAGCCCTGCACGACCTGGGCGCCCTCCCCGCGCCCCCCCAGCTGGCCTCCTTCCGCTGCCTGGTGCTGGTGACGGGGCCGGAGGACGAGTtcgaaggggaaggggaaaaggaggaagggtcCCCGCTGCGCGCCCTCCGCCGCGCCGCCCCCTGCGCCGCCCTCCTCCTGGTCCGCAGCGGCGCCGACGCCCAGAGGCACACCGAGAGGCGCAGGGCGGGGCTGTGCGGGCGGggccccgaggaggaggaggaggaggaggaagagtggcAGCGGCGCGCAAGGGGCCACCTGGAGGAGGCCCTGCGCCGAGAAGGGCTCGACCCCCGCGACGCCTTCCTGCTCTCCGCACTCCAGCCGCGCCGCTACGACTTCGCCCGCTTTGAGCACCGCCTCGTGCTCGGGGTCCTGGGCCTGGACACCCATGGGAGGGGCGTGGACAG gagcccCCAGGACTTGTCTGCAGCCAGCTGGAAACGGGCAGAAGAGCTTTTCCAGGCCTGCCAGCCTGGGGGTCTCCTAGCGCTGCCCGCCACCTTCCACTCAAGCCTGGAGGACCCCACAAGTGCCCGCCTGGAAGTGGCCCTGGTGGGGGAGGCCGGCCCCCTGAAGTCCTCCCTACTGCGGGCCCTGCTGGgcgagggggaagaggaggaggaggaggaggaggaggattggtgGCCCCCCTGGAAGGCCCGCCCCCTCCCAGGCTCTCTCCTCCCCCGAGCCTTCCTCCGGGACGTGTCCAGAGGGCCCCCCCTGGACTTGGCCCACTTTGACCTCATCCTGCTCGTGTGTCCTCAAGAGGGAGAAGCCCACCAGCACCTGATGGCAGCCGTCACCTCCGCAGGGAAGGAGGCCTTCCTCATCCGGAGCCAAGCTGAGgcccaggaggagaaggaggagggggggaaaGGCAGTGGGGGCCCCTCCCCCAATGCTTTCCTTCTCCCGGACGAGCTGCCCCTCCTCCTCGAGACCCTCCGGAGCGGGGGTCCCGGCTGGAAGCGGCAGGCGCTGCGCTCGTCCCTCCCGGAAGCGCTCTCGCTGCTCGTTGCGGAGAAGGCGGGGGCGCTGAGGCGGGAGGCTTGGGAGCGGGCCCGGGGCGCCACCCCCCCCTCGTGCCCCCCACAGGAAGCGGCCGCGGAGCTCCTTTCAGTCCTGGGGGGCTTCTGCCGGGAGCTGGGCTTGGAAGAGGCCTTCCTGGAGATGGAAGCCGGGCTGGGGTCCGACGAAGCGGCTGAGGTGCTGCAAGCGGAGGCCAGGAGCCCCTTCGCCCACCCCATGGCCCCCGAAGCGCTGCTGGACCTCGTCACCGGACCCCCCTCCCTGGCCAGCTGGGCCTGGAGCTTTGTCCCCTTCTTTGGGTGGGGGGCCCATGCGGAGGGCCCGGTCTCCTTCGCAGACGCCTACCGGGTGTTGCAGAGAGCGGTGACGGAGCTGGCGGAGGATGCAGAGCGGGTGCTGCGGAGGGCCCTCCTGAAAGAATAG